Proteins from a single region of Roseofilum capinflatum BLCC-M114:
- a CDS encoding ammonium transporter — protein sequence MTLKLFTQNPYIQEMKKQYSRLKPKVFKPETHSKISIKEYSLWFWASLGVMTALIPLGWQAIAQAQTPSGLSSDIPDQMQIILNTLWVIFTGVLVFFMNAGFAMLETGFCRHKSAVNILAKNLIVFALSSLAFWATGFALMFGDGNPFIGLQGFFLTGPDNSPAVGEAYEGVYRSLDWAAIPLKAKFFFQLAFAGTAATIVSGAVAERIKFAAFILFSVGLVGLAYSVIGHWIWGDGWLAQLGFWDFAGSTVVHSVGGWGAFMGAVLLGPRIDKYPDGQIAAIPGHNLAISTLGCLILWLGWFGFNPGSTLTADPEAITHIILTTNMSAAASGVTATVVSWRYFGKPDLTMIINGILAGLVAVTASCAYINMGSAIAIGTISGIIVVFSVVYLEQWHIDDPVGAISVHLVCGIWGTLALGLFSVGPDIYPWYGETAGPLAGLLLGGGYSQLLNQLLGVLAVGFAMIAFSLLLWLSLSFTVGIRVSPMEEQEGLDLSEHSMEAYSGFVKEQE from the coding sequence TCGCGATTGAAGCCAAAGGTTTTCAAGCCGGAAACTCACTCGAAAATAAGTATTAAGGAATACTCACTCTGGTTTTGGGCAAGTCTCGGAGTGATGACGGCTTTAATTCCTTTGGGATGGCAGGCGATCGCCCAAGCCCAGACTCCAAGTGGTTTGAGTAGTGACATCCCCGATCAAATGCAAATCATCCTCAATACGTTGTGGGTGATTTTTACTGGAGTGCTGGTGTTTTTTATGAATGCTGGCTTTGCCATGCTAGAAACAGGCTTTTGCCGCCATAAAAGTGCTGTTAATATTTTAGCAAAAAATCTGATTGTGTTTGCCTTATCCTCTCTAGCCTTTTGGGCCACTGGCTTTGCCTTGATGTTTGGCGATGGCAACCCCTTTATTGGACTGCAAGGGTTTTTCCTCACTGGCCCTGACAATAGTCCCGCCGTGGGAGAAGCCTATGAAGGGGTCTATCGCTCCCTCGATTGGGCTGCTATTCCCCTGAAAGCTAAATTTTTCTTTCAACTGGCCTTTGCGGGTACAGCCGCGACGATTGTCTCTGGAGCCGTGGCCGAACGGATTAAATTTGCTGCCTTTATTCTGTTTAGCGTGGGCTTAGTAGGATTGGCTTACAGCGTCATTGGTCATTGGATTTGGGGCGATGGATGGCTCGCCCAACTGGGCTTTTGGGATTTTGCTGGCTCGACCGTTGTTCATTCTGTGGGTGGATGGGGGGCTTTTATGGGGGCAGTTTTATTGGGGCCGCGCATCGATAAATATCCAGATGGGCAAATTGCTGCTATTCCGGGCCATAATTTAGCGATTTCTACCCTAGGGTGTCTGATTTTGTGGTTGGGATGGTTTGGATTTAATCCGGGTTCGACGTTAACGGCTGATCCAGAAGCGATTACCCATATTATTTTGACTACGAATATGTCAGCGGCCGCTAGTGGGGTCACGGCTACGGTGGTGTCTTGGCGCTATTTTGGTAAGCCAGATCTGACGATGATTATTAATGGGATTTTGGCTGGGTTAGTTGCTGTTACGGCCTCCTGTGCTTATATCAATATGGGGAGCGCGATCGCCATTGGTACGATCTCTGGCATCATTGTGGTCTTTTCTGTCGTGTATTTGGAACAATGGCACATTGATGATCCGGTTGGGGCGATTTCTGTCCATTTGGTCTGTGGGATCTGGGGAACGTTGGCACTAGGTTTGTTTAGTGTGGGGCCCGATATTTATCCCTGGTATGGTGAAACGGCGGGCCCCTTGGCAGGCTTGCTTTTAGGGGGTGGGTATTCTCAGTTACTCAATCAGTTATTGGGGGTGCTTGCCGTTGGGTTTGCCATGATTGCGTTTAGTTTGCTGTTGTGGTTGAGCCTTAGTTTTACAGTGGGGATACGAGTGAGTCCCATGGAGGAACAAGAGGGCTTGGATCTGAGCGAACACAGTATGGAAGCCTATAGTGGGTTTGTGAAAGAACAGGAGTGA